Proteins co-encoded in one Govania unica genomic window:
- a CDS encoding YceI family protein — MSLIRFSAVSSKFLGLSAAVMLLGCASLVAEIMPQVEPKTDLAAIPAGRYEMDASHANVTFEINHMNFSTYVGRFNKISGSLDFNANTPATSTAEVKIDPASVDTNNSVLEESLRGSKFFDVKAYPDLTYKSDRLEITGPATGKLYGQLSMHGVTRPLVMDVTFRGGAKNPMTGDFTLGFAANGTLKRSDYGVSSYVPLISDEVTLLFNAEFTKK; from the coding sequence ATGTCTCTGATAAGGTTTTCTGCTGTATCGTCAAAATTTCTCGGTCTGTCTGCGGCGGTTATGTTGCTCGGTTGCGCCTCTCTGGTGGCCGAGATCATGCCGCAGGTCGAACCGAAGACCGATCTTGCGGCAATCCCGGCTGGCCGGTATGAGATGGACGCGTCGCATGCCAATGTGACGTTCGAAATCAATCACATGAATTTTTCGACCTATGTGGGCCGGTTCAACAAGATTTCTGGCAGTCTCGATTTCAACGCCAACACGCCGGCCACCAGCACGGCCGAGGTGAAGATCGATCCGGCCAGCGTCGACACCAACAACAGCGTGCTGGAAGAGTCCCTGCGCGGGTCCAAGTTCTTTGATGTCAAAGCCTATCCCGATCTGACTTACAAATCCGACCGGCTCGAAATCACCGGGCCGGCCACGGGCAAGCTTTATGGTCAGCTCAGCATGCATGGGGTGACGCGGCCGCTTGTGATGGACGTGACCTTCCGCGGCGGCGCCAAAAACCCGATGACCGGCGACTTCACCCTGGGCTTTGCCGCGAACGGCACTTTGAAACGCAGCGACTATGGCGTCAGCAGTTATGTGCCTCTGATATCGGATGAAGTCACCCTGCTGTTTAACGCTGAATTTACAAAGAAATAA
- a CDS encoding M48 family metalloprotease produces MLPKYQPFRIRRTLTAIALAFSLILPGTAPAFAADTPTILRDSELERIIRDISVPIFAAAGLNTDSVHTYVIRDKSINAFVAGGQNVFINTGLIMAASNVGEVAGVIAHETGHITGGHLARFQDGLKGASALTILGMILGAAAIAAGGADAGIAVIMGSQQMAMRSVLSYSRNQEAAADQAAMTFLDKAHQSGRGLVSFFEVLSGQELLYVTNQDPYVRSHPLTQDRINALSELVDKSPWKDAPSPAGQDAMFERMKAKLWGYLQPPYTTLQQYPVGNNSLPARYARAYAYNQLHDEAKAYAEADSLLKDNPNDPYLWELKGFLLFENGKLEQSIAPFRKSIAISPDEPLILTQLGQSLIATENPAYTDEAIRILEKANRLDKESPFAWHQLSIAYDHAGKEGPARLAAAERYSIVGASEDAYRQARQAVNKLPRGTPDWFRAQDIMVAAQAEMPKGKAPRDALPD; encoded by the coding sequence TTGTTGCCGAAGTATCAGCCCTTTCGTATCCGCCGCACCCTGACGGCGATCGCCTTGGCTTTCAGCCTGATTTTGCCCGGAACAGCGCCAGCTTTTGCCGCCGATACCCCGACCATTCTCCGCGATTCCGAACTTGAACGGATCATCCGCGATATTTCCGTGCCGATTTTCGCCGCGGCGGGCCTCAATACCGACTCCGTCCATACCTATGTGATCCGCGACAAATCCATCAACGCCTTCGTCGCCGGTGGGCAGAACGTGTTCATCAACACCGGCCTCATCATGGCCGCAAGCAATGTGGGCGAAGTCGCGGGCGTTATTGCCCATGAAACCGGTCATATCACCGGCGGCCATCTCGCGCGCTTTCAGGACGGCCTGAAGGGTGCCTCGGCCCTGACCATCCTCGGCATGATCCTCGGTGCCGCCGCCATTGCCGCGGGCGGGGCCGACGCCGGGATCGCTGTCATCATGGGCTCGCAACAGATGGCCATGCGCTCTGTGCTGTCCTACAGCCGCAACCAGGAAGCCGCCGCCGACCAGGCCGCCATGACCTTTCTTGACAAGGCCCATCAGTCGGGGCGCGGTCTCGTCAGTTTCTTTGAGGTGCTGAGCGGTCAGGAACTGCTCTATGTCACCAATCAGGACCCCTATGTGCGGTCCCATCCGCTGACTCAGGACCGCATCAACGCGCTTTCGGAGCTGGTCGACAAATCACCCTGGAAAGACGCCCCAAGCCCGGCCGGACAGGACGCCATGTTCGAGCGCATGAAGGCCAAGCTCTGGGGCTATCTGCAACCGCCCTACACCACGTTGCAGCAATATCCGGTCGGCAACAACAGCCTGCCCGCCCGCTATGCCCGCGCCTATGCCTATAACCAGCTCCATGACGAAGCCAAAGCCTATGCCGAGGCGGACAGCCTGCTGAAAGACAATCCGAACGATCCCTACCTCTGGGAACTGAAGGGCTTCCTGCTGTTTGAAAATGGCAAGCTTGAACAATCGATTGCGCCGTTTCGCAAATCCATCGCCATCAGTCCCGACGAGCCATTGATCCTGACCCAGCTCGGCCAGTCACTGATCGCGACCGAGAACCCGGCCTATACCGACGAAGCCATCCGAATTCTGGAAAAAGCCAACCGGCTGGACAAGGAAAGCCCCTTTGCCTGGCATCAATTGTCCATCGCCTATGACCACGCGGGCAAGGAAGGGCCGGCCCGGCTTGCGGCAGCGGAACGCTATTCCATCGTCGGCGCTTCGGAAGACGCTTATCGGCAGGCCCGACAGGCCGTCAACAAACTGCCGCGCGGGACGCCGGACTGGTTCCGGGCTCAGGACATCATGGTGGCCGCACAGGCAGAAATGCCCAAGGGAAAAGCTCCGCGCGATGCACTTCCAGATTAA
- a CDS encoding cytochrome b, producing the protein MERSPQGARYSSVAILLHWLIALVIIGQFWLGFHMTGQKPGSAEQFANFQLHKSIGITILMLTALRLAWRLGHRPPPLPDHMSRLERRLAVTSHHGLYLLMFVIPLSGWALVSASPLKLPILLYSRLPWPHIPGLQGFADQKAVADGLGETHEILAILMLLLLLVHVAAALRHHLLLKDDILIRMLPFVGKRGP; encoded by the coding sequence ATGGAACGGTCACCACAGGGGGCTCGTTATTCCAGTGTGGCCATTCTATTGCATTGGCTGATTGCGCTGGTGATCATCGGCCAGTTCTGGCTTGGCTTCCATATGACCGGGCAAAAGCCGGGCAGTGCGGAGCAGTTTGCCAATTTTCAACTGCATAAATCCATCGGCATCACGATCCTGATGCTGACGGCCCTGCGTCTGGCCTGGCGGCTCGGGCATCGCCCGCCACCCTTACCGGATCATATGTCACGCTTGGAACGGCGGTTGGCGGTGACGAGCCATCATGGGCTTTACCTGTTGATGTTCGTTATTCCCTTGAGTGGGTGGGCGCTGGTGTCGGCGTCCCCGCTCAAGCTGCCGATCTTGCTTTATAGCCGGTTGCCCTGGCCGCATATTCCGGGGCTTCAGGGCTTTGCCGATCAGAAGGCGGTCGCGGACGGTTTGGGGGAGACCCATGAAATTCTGGCCATCCTGATGTTGCTTCTGTTGCTGGTGCATGTGGCGGCGGCATTGCGGCACCATTTGTTGCTGAAAGATGATATCCTGATCCGGATGCTGCCCTTCGTTGGAAAGCGCGGGCCATGA
- a CDS encoding YceI family protein, with the protein MIARLMIAAVMLWPLAAGAAEWRVIAKDSHLGFQGTQAGSSFDGIFPAFDAAIRFDPDHLDQASVTVTIDLSKAESGNADRDSALGQPEWFHVKTYPTAQFVSQSFRKTAADQYEASGKLTLKGVTHQIVLPFTLKITGAVAHMTGAVTLNRHDFNVGEGQWGSDQWVGKDVVVTVKLTAERAGN; encoded by the coding sequence ATGATCGCAAGATTGATGATTGCTGCCGTGATGCTGTGGCCGCTCGCCGCCGGGGCGGCCGAGTGGCGGGTGATTGCCAAAGACAGTCATCTCGGGTTTCAGGGCACTCAGGCCGGGAGCAGCTTTGACGGCATCTTCCCCGCCTTTGACGCCGCGATCCGCTTCGATCCCGACCATCTCGACCAGGCGAGCGTGACCGTCACCATCGATCTCAGCAAAGCCGAAAGCGGCAATGCCGACAGGGACAGTGCGCTTGGCCAGCCCGAGTGGTTCCATGTGAAGACATATCCCACGGCCCAGTTTGTCTCACAAAGCTTCCGCAAAACCGCCGCCGACCAGTATGAGGCCAGCGGCAAGCTGACCCTGAAGGGCGTGACGCACCAGATCGTGCTGCCTTTCACGCTCAAGATCACCGGGGCGGTTGCCCATATGACCGGCGCCGTCACACTTAACCGGCATGACTTCAACGTCGGCGAGGGGCAATGGGGCAGTGACCAATGGGTTGGCAAGGATGTGGTGGTGACTGTGAAGCTGACAGCGGAGCGGGCGGGTAACTAA
- a CDS encoding pyridoxal phosphate-dependent aminotransferase: MRRAEDMPNLSLLKASLRSDVPPFYAMELMREAGELAAAGREVFLMCVGQPSVGAPERVRQAAITAMERSVLGYTDSFGILPLRQRISDYYKARYGVDVPVERIAVTTGSSSAFLLAFLAGFDVGDRVAIARPGYPPYTAIQKALGLQAVHVDVNESTGYHIVADHLDSLAAASGGLQGLMVASPGNPTGSMLAPEQLEALITKAEGLGVRVISDEIYHGITFGKREETALRYTDEAIVINSFSKYFCMTGWRLGWMVLPPALIEPVYALAQSFFISPPTLSQEAAIAAFDCFDEFDAIRDGYARNREMLLEALPKMGITRFAPPDGAFYLYADMSDFTNDTALFCRRILHETGVATTPGIDFDTRDGGRFMRMSFARSGDEMTRAIERLGNFLRG, translated from the coding sequence ATGAGGCGCGCTGAAGATATGCCGAATTTGTCCTTGTTAAAAGCCTCGCTCAGAAGCGACGTGCCGCCTTTTTATGCCATGGAATTGATGCGCGAGGCCGGGGAGCTTGCCGCCGCGGGCCGCGAGGTCTTTCTGATGTGCGTGGGACAGCCGTCAGTAGGCGCACCCGAGCGGGTCCGGCAGGCCGCCATCACGGCCATGGAGCGGAGCGTGCTTGGCTATACCGACAGCTTCGGGATTCTGCCGCTCCGCCAGCGCATCAGCGATTATTACAAGGCGCGCTACGGCGTCGACGTCCCGGTCGAGCGCATTGCGGTCACCACCGGATCCTCAAGCGCCTTTTTGCTGGCTTTTCTTGCCGGGTTCGATGTCGGCGATCGGGTCGCTATCGCACGTCCGGGCTATCCGCCCTATACGGCCATCCAGAAGGCGCTTGGGCTTCAGGCCGTTCATGTGGATGTGAACGAGAGCACGGGATATCATATCGTTGCCGATCATCTCGATAGTCTTGCGGCCGCGTCCGGCGGTTTGCAGGGGCTGATGGTGGCGAGCCCGGGCAATCCGACGGGCTCCATGCTCGCGCCGGAGCAGCTTGAGGCCCTGATCACCAAGGCGGAAGGACTCGGCGTCCGGGTCATCTCCGACGAGATCTACCATGGCATCACCTTTGGCAAACGCGAGGAAACGGCGCTTCGCTATACCGACGAGGCCATCGTCATCAACAGTTTTTCGAAATATTTCTGCATGACCGGCTGGCGGCTGGGCTGGATGGTGTTGCCGCCAGCGCTGATCGAGCCGGTCTATGCGCTGGCACAAAGCTTTTTCATCTCGCCGCCGACGCTGTCGCAGGAAGCGGCCATTGCCGCCTTTGACTGTTTTGATGAATTCGATGCCATCCGCGACGGCTATGCCCGCAATCGGGAGATGCTGCTTGAGGCGCTGCCGAAGATGGGGATCACGCGCTTTGCACCGCCGGACGGGGCCTTTTATCTCTATGCGGACATGAGCGATTTCACCAATGATACGGCGCTGTTCTGCCGTCGCATTCTGCATGAAACCGGCGTTGCAACGACACCCGGCATTGATTTTGACACGCGGGACGGCGGCCGTTTCATGCGCATGTCCTTTGCCCGGAGTGGTGACGAGATGACGCGGGCCATCGAACGGCTGGGGAACTTTTTGCGCGGCTGA
- the accB gene encoding acetyl-CoA carboxylase biotin carboxyl carrier protein: protein MAKMQVDKALIRDLAELLNETNLSEIEVEEGQSRIRVARSLSVNAAVAGAPVYAAAPAPVAEAPAATQAEDATHPGAVTSPMVGTAYTAAEPDSPAFVSVGSHVKAGQTILIVEAMKVMNAIASPRDGTVKKIMVTNAQPVEFGEILMIIE from the coding sequence ATGGCTAAAATGCAAGTAGACAAAGCGCTTATCCGGGATCTCGCTGAACTTCTCAACGAGACCAACCTGTCCGAGATCGAAGTCGAGGAAGGTCAATCACGCATCCGGGTCGCGCGCAGTCTGAGCGTCAATGCTGCTGTGGCCGGTGCTCCGGTCTATGCCGCCGCCCCGGCCCCGGTGGCCGAAGCCCCCGCAGCAACCCAAGCCGAAGACGCAACGCATCCCGGTGCCGTGACCTCCCCCATGGTTGGCACCGCCTATACCGCCGCCGAGCCGGATTCCCCTGCTTTTGTCAGCGTCGGATCGCATGTGAAGGCCGGTCAGACCATTCTGATCGTTGAAGCCATGAAGGTCATGAACGCGATCGCGTCTCCGCGCGATGGCACCGTCAAGAAAATCATGGTGACGAATGCGCAGCCGGTTGAGTTCGGCGAAATCCTGATGATCATAGAATAA
- a CDS encoding DsbA family protein, with protein MSFVMAAVASPLMAQQAPAFNPAQQKAIEAIVHNYILEHPEIIPQAIEALQTKMATSAIIRNKAALFNDPDSVSIGNPKGDVTVVEFFDYTCGYCKMMAPFFKRLVAADKGVRVIFKEWPVRGEIAEVASKAALASKAQGLQKYLAFHDALYAVPGQLSEASIFDAATLAKLDVARLKKDMQSAEVSAIIDRNHQLGQALELRGTPALIINNRLIPGALAYEELVKQVNSARAAAKKG; from the coding sequence ATGTCATTTGTGATGGCGGCTGTGGCCTCTCCTCTCATGGCCCAGCAAGCTCCGGCTTTCAATCCGGCGCAGCAGAAGGCCATTGAGGCCATCGTGCATAACTATATTCTGGAGCATCCGGAAATCATCCCGCAGGCCATCGAAGCCTTGCAGACCAAGATGGCCACCAGCGCCATCATCCGCAACAAGGCCGCGCTGTTCAACGATCCCGACAGTGTGTCCATCGGCAACCCCAAGGGCGATGTGACGGTGGTCGAATTCTTCGATTACACCTGCGGCTATTGCAAGATGATGGCCCCGTTCTTCAAACGGCTGGTGGCCGCCGATAAGGGCGTACGGGTGATTTTCAAGGAATGGCCCGTGCGCGGTGAAATCGCCGAAGTCGCTTCAAAAGCCGCCCTCGCCAGCAAGGCACAGGGCTTGCAGAAATATCTCGCATTCCACGACGCCCTTTATGCCGTGCCCGGCCAATTGTCGGAAGCCAGCATCTTCGACGCCGCCACGCTCGCAAAACTTGACGTGGCACGCTTGAAGAAAGATATGCAAAGCGCTGAAGTATCAGCGATAATTGATCGCAACCACCAGCTCGGCCAGGCCCTTGAACTGCGCGGCACTCCGGCCCTGATCATCAACAACCGCCTCATCCCCGGCGCCCTCGCCTATGAGGAACTGGTGAAACAGGTCAACAGCGCCCGTGCCGCGGCGAAGAAGGGATAA
- the accC gene encoding acetyl-CoA carboxylase biotin carboxylase subunit, protein MFDKILIANRGEIALRVHRACKEMGIKTVAVHSTADERAMHVRLADESVCIGPPSSTESYLNIPAIIAAAEITHADAIHPGYGFLSENANFAAILAEHNITFIGPTAEHIRLMGDKIQAKETVKKLGIPVVPGSDGAITDPKEAKKVAAEIGYPVLIKASAGGGGRGMKVVREESEMDAMMSAAKTEAKSAFGDDAIYMEKYLSKPRHIEVQLIADSHGNVVHLGERDCSLQRRHQKVLEEAPSPALNAEERARIGKVVTKAIKKLGYLGAGTIEFLYEDGQFYFIEMNTRIQVEHPVTEMITGIDLVREQIRVAAGAPLSFTQDDIRFAGHAIECRINAEDPQTFVPSPGVVTDYHTPGGLDVRVDSALYAGYRIPPYYDSLISKLIVHGKTRNECLMRLRRALDEYVIEGVKTTVPLHTRIISDPDFVNGAYDIHWLENFMKKDQDS, encoded by the coding sequence ATGTTTGACAAGATCCTGATCGCGAACCGTGGCGAAATCGCCCTCCGAGTTCATCGCGCCTGTAAAGAAATGGGCATCAAAACGGTGGCCGTCCATTCCACCGCGGACGAACGCGCCATGCATGTGCGCCTCGCCGACGAAAGCGTCTGCATCGGCCCGCCGAGTTCGACCGAAAGCTATCTGAACATCCCGGCGATCATCGCCGCCGCGGAAATCACCCATGCCGATGCCATCCATCCGGGTTATGGCTTCCTGTCGGAGAACGCCAATTTCGCGGCGATCCTGGCCGAACATAACATCACCTTCATCGGCCCGACGGCGGAACATATCCGCCTGATGGGCGATAAAATTCAGGCCAAGGAAACCGTCAAGAAGCTTGGCATCCCGGTTGTCCCCGGGTCCGACGGCGCCATCACCGACCCGAAGGAAGCGAAAAAGGTCGCCGCCGAAATCGGGTATCCGGTGCTGATCAAAGCCTCCGCCGGCGGTGGCGGACGCGGCATGAAAGTGGTGCGCGAAGAATCCGAAATGGACGCCATGATGAGCGCCGCCAAGACGGAAGCCAAATCGGCTTTCGGCGACGACGCCATCTATATGGAGAAATATCTCTCCAAACCGCGCCATATCGAAGTGCAGCTGATCGCCGACAGCCATGGCAATGTGGTGCATCTCGGCGAACGTGACTGTTCGTTGCAGCGCCGTCACCAAAAGGTGCTTGAAGAAGCCCCGTCCCCGGCTCTGAATGCCGAGGAGCGTGCTAGAATCGGCAAAGTCGTTACCAAAGCCATTAAAAAGCTTGGCTATCTCGGCGCCGGCACAATCGAGTTCCTGTATGAAGACGGGCAGTTCTATTTCATCGAAATGAATACCCGCATTCAGGTCGAGCATCCGGTGACCGAAATGATCACCGGTATCGATCTCGTGCGTGAACAGATCCGTGTCGCCGCTGGCGCGCCGCTGTCCTTCACTCAGGACGACATCCGCTTCGCCGGTCACGCCATCGAATGCCGCATCAATGCCGAAGATCCTCAGACCTTTGTCCCGTCGCCGGGCGTCGTCACCGACTATCACACCCCTGGCGGACTTGATGTGCGTGTGGATTCGGCGCTTTATGCCGGCTATCGCATTCCGCCCTATTACGACAGCCTGATCTCCAAGCTGATCGTGCATGGCAAGACCCGCAATGAATGCCTGATGCGGTTGCGCCGCGCCCTTGACGAATATGTCATCGAAGGCGTGAAAACCACGGTGCCGCTTCATACCCGCATCATTTCCGACCCCGACTTCGTGAACGGAGCCTATGATATTCACTGGCTTGAAAACTTCATGAAGAAGGATCAGGACTCCTAA
- the thiS gene encoding sulfur carrier protein ThiS — MQVQINGEARTVPAGTVRELLGSLGLDASKVALERNREIVPRSAFDTVIIGAGDELEIVHFIGGGNSSLAEKPDSFRIAGKDYMSRLIIGTGKYKNFDETAAAVEASGAEIVTVAVRRVNLTNPGEPRLVDFVDPKKITFLPNTAGCFTADDAVRTLRLAREAGGWNLVKLEVLGDQKTLYPNMPETLAAAEVLLKEGFEVMVYCSDDPIQAKRLADMGCCAIMPLGAPIGSGLGLQNPVQIRLVIEAVNVPVLVDAGVGTASDAAIAMELGCDGVLMNTAIAEARDPIRMARAMKLAVEAGRLAYHAGRMPKKRYADPSSPLAGLI; from the coding sequence ATACAGGTTCAGATCAATGGCGAGGCACGGACCGTGCCCGCCGGGACGGTGCGCGAGCTTTTGGGCTCGCTCGGGCTTGACGCGAGCAAGGTGGCGCTTGAGCGCAATCGCGAAATCGTGCCGCGTTCGGCTTTCGATACTGTGATAATCGGCGCGGGGGATGAGCTTGAAATCGTTCATTTCATCGGCGGCGGCAACAGCAGTCTGGCTGAAAAGCCCGACAGTTTCCGGATCGCCGGCAAGGATTATATGTCGCGGCTGATCATCGGCACCGGCAAATACAAGAATTTTGACGAAACCGCCGCTGCCGTCGAGGCTTCGGGGGCGGAGATCGTCACCGTGGCCGTGCGCCGGGTCAATCTGACCAACCCGGGCGAACCACGTCTGGTGGATTTCGTCGACCCGAAAAAGATCACCTTTCTGCCGAATACGGCGGGCTGCTTCACGGCCGATGACGCCGTCCGCACGCTCCGCCTTGCGCGGGAGGCCGGCGGCTGGAACCTGGTGAAGCTCGAAGTGCTCGGCGACCAGAAGACGCTTTACCCCAATATGCCGGAAACGCTCGCGGCGGCCGAAGTCCTTTTGAAAGAGGGCTTTGAGGTTATGGTCTATTGCAGTGACGATCCCATTCAGGCCAAACGTCTCGCCGACATGGGCTGCTGCGCCATCATGCCCCTTGGGGCTCCCATTGGTTCAGGCCTCGGGCTTCAGAACCCGGTGCAGATCCGTTTGGTGATCGAGGCGGTGAACGTGCCGGTTCTGGTGGATGCAGGCGTCGGCACCGCGTCCGACGCGGCCATCGCCATGGAACTCGGCTGTGACGGCGTCCTCATGAACACCGCCATCGCCGAAGCCCGCGATCCCATCCGCATGGCCCGCGCCATGAAACTCGCCGTCGAAGCCGGCCGACTAGCCTATCATGCCGGTCGCATGCCGAAAAAACGCTACGCGGACCCATCCTCGCCCCTGGCAGGCTTGATCTAG
- the aat gene encoding leucyl/phenylalanyl-tRNA--protein transferase, producing the protein MTEITADLLLHAYARGYFPMAETAQSPELYWIDPEQRGILPLDQFHIPKRLVRTVLSDCYRVTHDRAFRAVMEACAASAKGRENTWINAAILEIYCNLHDMGYAHSIEVWDGDRLVGGLYGVALGAAFFGESMFHSERDASKVALVHLVARLKCGGFRLLDTQFVTEHLKQFGTREISRADYKKLLETALQSKGIFSALPESVSSSGVSGVSAGVSGDATAAGGARSCVAGAIALQAITQTS; encoded by the coding sequence ATGACCGAGATCACAGCGGATCTTTTGCTCCATGCCTATGCCCGGGGATATTTCCCCATGGCCGAGACGGCGCAATCGCCAGAGCTTTACTGGATAGATCCCGAACAACGCGGCATTCTGCCGCTTGATCAGTTTCACATCCCGAAACGCCTTGTCCGCACCGTGCTGTCGGATTGCTACCGCGTAACCCATGACCGCGCCTTCCGCGCCGTCATGGAGGCCTGTGCGGCCAGTGCCAAGGGGCGCGAAAACACCTGGATCAATGCCGCGATCCTTGAGATTTACTGCAACCTCCATGACATGGGTTATGCCCACAGCATCGAAGTCTGGGACGGCGACCGACTGGTTGGCGGTTTATATGGTGTGGCCCTTGGGGCGGCTTTTTTCGGCGAAAGCATGTTCCACAGCGAACGCGACGCCAGCAAGGTGGCGCTGGTGCATTTGGTGGCACGCCTGAAGTGCGGCGGATTCCGCTTGCTCGATACCCAGTTCGTCACCGAGCATCTCAAGCAATTCGGCACCCGCGAGATCTCCCGGGCCGACTATAAAAAACTGCTGGAGACGGCGCTTCAGTCCAAGGGGATCTTTTCGGCGTTGCCTGAATCCGTGTCTTCGTCCGGTGTGTCCGGTGTGTCCGCTGGCGTCTCAGGCGACGCAACAGCCGCAGGCGGCGCCCGGTCATGCGTGGCCGGGGCGATTGCGCTGCAGGCGATTACCCAGACATCATAA
- the aroQ gene encoding type II 3-dehydroquinate dehydratase, with amino-acid sequence MAKRLKHSILVLNGPNLNLLGTREPEVYGRDTLADIAAGLERRGAEIGLGIDFQQWNGEGEMVTAIQAARGTRAGIIINPAAYTHTSIALLDALLAVELPVIEVHLSNPHKREDYRHKSYVSRMAQGVICGFGSLGYYLALDAMSHILDVSPAK; translated from the coding sequence ATGGCCAAGCGCCTGAAGCACAGCATTCTTGTACTCAATGGCCCTAATCTGAACCTTTTGGGCACACGTGAGCCAGAGGTTTACGGCCGCGACACGCTGGCCGATATCGCTGCGGGTCTGGAACGTCGCGGAGCCGAAATCGGTCTTGGCATTGATTTTCAGCAATGGAACGGTGAAGGTGAAATGGTCACGGCCATTCAGGCCGCACGGGGCACACGGGCAGGCATCATCATCAATCCTGCCGCTTATACCCACACGTCGATCGCTCTTTTGGATGCCTTGCTCGCAGTGGAATTGCCGGTGATCGAGGTCCATCTCTCGAACCCGCACAAAAGAGAAGACTATCGGCACAAGTCATATGTCTCGCGCATGGCGCAAGGCGTTATTTGCGGATTTGGAAGCCTGGGCTATTATCTGGCGCTTGACGCCATGAGCCACATCCTTGATGTGAGCCCGGCTAAATAA